The following proteins are co-located in the Telopea speciosissima isolate NSW1024214 ecotype Mountain lineage chromosome 9, Tspe_v1, whole genome shotgun sequence genome:
- the LOC122639375 gene encoding bidirectional sugar transporter SWEET2-like isoform X1: MITSGFASTYSALSDAAGIAGNVFAFVLFLSPLTSVFFGRPTFRRILRNQSTEEFSGLPYIYALSSCLIGFWYGVPIVSPDIILVATVNFIGALFQFTYIIMFIIYAEKRKKVKMLGFLLSVLSIFAIIVFVSLRLLDSPMRQIFVGYLSGASLISMFASPLFIIKLVIRTRSVEFMPFYLSLSTFLMSISFFAYGIFKGDPFIYVPNGIGSVLGSVQLILYSYYSNTSREDSREPLITSFHE; this comes from the exons ATGATTACTTCTGGATTTGCTTCCACATATTCAGCTCTCAGCGATGCAGCTGGAATCGCCG GGAATGTGTTCGCATTTGTGTTGTTTCTTTCACCTTT AACTTCTGTCTTCTTTGGCAGACCCACATTTAGAAGAATTTTGAGAAACCAATCAACAGAAGAGTTCTCCGGTTTGCCTTATATTTATGCTCTGTCGAGTTGTTTGATCGGCTTCTGGTATGGTGTGCCCATTGTATCACCTGATATTATATTGGTTGCGACTGTCAATTTCATTGGGGCACTTTTCCAGTTTACCTATATAATCATGTTTATTATATATGCTGAGAAACGAAAGAAG GTGAAAATGCTGGGATTTTTGCTCTCAGTTTTAAGCATATTTGCAATTATTGTATTTGTGAGCTTGAGGTTGCTTGATTCTCCTATGCGGCAGATCTTTGTTGGATACTTGAGTGGTGCTTCTCTCATATCCATGTTTGCATCGCCATTGTTTATAATT AAATTGGTGATCCGAACACGAAGTGTTGAGTTCATGCCATTTTATCTTTCACTGTCAACCTTCTTGATGAGCATATCTTTCTTTGCCTATGGAATCTTTAAGGGTGATCCTTTCATTTAT GTGCCAAATGGGATTGGATCTGTTCTGGGGTCAGTACAATTAATTTTGTATAGCTATTACAGCAACACATCCAGAGAAGACTCGAGAGAACCCCTGATAACGTCTTTTCATGAATGA
- the LOC122639375 gene encoding bidirectional sugar transporter SWEET2-like isoform X2: MITSGFASTYSALSDAAGIAGNVFAFVLFLSPLPTFRRILRNQSTEEFSGLPYIYALSSCLIGFWYGVPIVSPDIILVATVNFIGALFQFTYIIMFIIYAEKRKKVKMLGFLLSVLSIFAIIVFVSLRLLDSPMRQIFVGYLSGASLISMFASPLFIIKLVIRTRSVEFMPFYLSLSTFLMSISFFAYGIFKGDPFIYVPNGIGSVLGSVQLILYSYYSNTSREDSREPLITSFHE, translated from the exons ATGATTACTTCTGGATTTGCTTCCACATATTCAGCTCTCAGCGATGCAGCTGGAATCGCCG GGAATGTGTTCGCATTTGTGTTGTTTCTTTCACCTTT ACCCACATTTAGAAGAATTTTGAGAAACCAATCAACAGAAGAGTTCTCCGGTTTGCCTTATATTTATGCTCTGTCGAGTTGTTTGATCGGCTTCTGGTATGGTGTGCCCATTGTATCACCTGATATTATATTGGTTGCGACTGTCAATTTCATTGGGGCACTTTTCCAGTTTACCTATATAATCATGTTTATTATATATGCTGAGAAACGAAAGAAG GTGAAAATGCTGGGATTTTTGCTCTCAGTTTTAAGCATATTTGCAATTATTGTATTTGTGAGCTTGAGGTTGCTTGATTCTCCTATGCGGCAGATCTTTGTTGGATACTTGAGTGGTGCTTCTCTCATATCCATGTTTGCATCGCCATTGTTTATAATT AAATTGGTGATCCGAACACGAAGTGTTGAGTTCATGCCATTTTATCTTTCACTGTCAACCTTCTTGATGAGCATATCTTTCTTTGCCTATGGAATCTTTAAGGGTGATCCTTTCATTTAT GTGCCAAATGGGATTGGATCTGTTCTGGGGTCAGTACAATTAATTTTGTATAGCTATTACAGCAACACATCCAGAGAAGACTCGAGAGAACCCCTGATAACGTCTTTTCATGAATGA